One genomic window of Cannabis sativa cultivar Pink pepper isolate KNU-18-1 chromosome 2, ASM2916894v1, whole genome shotgun sequence includes the following:
- the LOC115720206 gene encoding uncharacterized protein LOC115720206 — MDDPNLNLDLFGQSVAEDSEDDVQQDHQEEEGNESGPGVRGKYIGREMIKMRSDGKKKEVEYNSWGQAISDGANKLHSEIGKYVRHHVTLLVDDWRLISKEVKDKLWNEMLSMFITGTKTKSYVLSVGGDRWREFKSYLTNFIYTHKDDNPQLLDKPPKLYENVIDPEEWKAFVDYRLSEEWLVKRKSAQSSRKQNKYNHRTGRGGVRKVREKMEKELGHQIDDVDRADLWINMYKNKKGEFDVETQKVVDKINDLKKQVEEGTLVLEGSKDILTLALGTNEHGGRVRGMGRNVTQTQYFKTPRPTKKIQSTIDDNRMTEVEKRLQETDEMYRQTQQQLKELLQQLNTQHSNVVGTSHASGSGIGGASNEQVNISLQSVSAQPRVPPPNVFARPVAPPLSVSNLPSVPLPANVSAPPTPPPDTTMSEKKAKCSMYLVTKQPKNSTKCVAKGYLVIENVTTLELHNEKFDPKRFCRVFIEEVFYENARLPCPVTQESLTTVGEVVNSYVAWPIPLVKIDGVHQTQEKGKKRDYDSNMVGPPTQPLKHPRRPDKLPIARYTPPEKSVTLSLLEMMVEQWPKEKNVLEVDIGEDVFGVEHKTYLSKNDILDICNLKWIGSVPMSVWCSIMQRELNKNELNGVYAFMNPASVASTDGLGYNERVALLFQRLSNIQPDRFLVCPWYHDEHWMVILIQTGSQSVAFLDSRNKTIRQDIKRCVQTALERYYLEKRNRRSVAISFTEYRCPEQPDGVQCGYYSMRFIKSFMTENNPTRKLEAEFKRNISSSYTNKEINEIRDEWAKYVMQMIAAGK, encoded by the exons ATGGATGATCCAAATTTGAATTTGGACCTCTTCGGTCAATCTGTTGCTGAGGACAGCGAAGATGATGTACAACAAGATCACCAAGAAGAAGAGGGGAATGAATCAGGCCCCGGTGTACGTGGTAAATATATTGGTAGAGAGATGATAAAGATGAGGAGCGAcgggaagaagaaggaagtcGAGTACAACTCATGGGGTCAAGCTATTAGTGATGGTGCAAACAAACTTCATAGTGAGATTGGTAAATATGTTCGCCACCACGTTACATTGCTTGTGGATGATTGGCGACTTATATCGAAAGAAGTGAAAGATAAGTTGTGGAATGAAATGCtg AGTATGTTTATAACTGGCACAAAGACGAAATCCTATGTGTTGTCAGTTGGTGGTGATAGGTGGAGGGAATTTAAATCCTACCTAACAAACTTCATCTACACACACAAAGATGACAATCCACAACTTTTAGACAAGCCCCCAAAGCTTTATGAAAATGTGATTGACCCTGAAGAGTGGAAAGCATTTGTTGACTATAGATTAAGTGAAGAATGGCTTGTAAAACGAAAGTCAGCACAAAGCAGCAGGAAACAAAACAAATACAACCACCGCACTGGACGAGGTGGTGTTAGGAAGGTCCGAGAGAAGATGGAGAAAGAATTGGGTCACCAGATAGATGACGTTGATCGAGCTGATTTGTGGATCAACATGTACAAGAACAAGAAGGGTGAGTTTGATGTCGAGACACAAAAAGTCGTGGATAAAATT AATGACCTTAAAAAGCAGGTCGAAGAGGGAACACTAGTACTCGAAGGCTCTAAGGATATTCTGACCCTTGCGCTTGGCACAAATGAACACGGTGGACGTGTTAGAGGCATGGGGAGGAACGTCACCCAGACACAATATTTTAAGACCCCACGCCCTACCAAAAAGATACAGTCAACAATTGATGACAATCGAATGACTGAGGTGGAGAAGAGACTTCAAGAGACTGATGAAATGTATCGCCAAACTCAACAACAATTAAAGGAACTTCTCCAACAATTGAACACTCAACATAGCAACGTGGTTGGGACTTCACATGCATCTGGTTCGGGTATAGGAGGAGCATCAAATGAACAAGTGAATATTTCACTGCAGAGTGTCTCTGCTCAACCACGAGTGCCACCACCGAATGTCTTTGCCCGACCAGTAGCACCACCACTTAGTGTATCTAATCTACCATCAGTGCCACTTCCTGCAAATGTCTCTGCTCCACCGACACCACCACCAGATACAACAATGTCTGAGAAG AAAGCAAAGTGTTCGATGTACTTGGTTACCAAACAACCCAAAAATAGTACTAAGTGTGTTGCAAAGGGGTATTTGGTGATAGAAAATGTGACCACCTTGGAATTACATAATGAAAAGTTTGACCCAAAGCGCTTTTGTCGAGTCTTCATTGAAGAAGTTTTTTACGAAAATGCAAGGCTCCCATGCCCTGTCACACAAGAAAGCCTCACCACCGTAGGCGAAGTGGTGAATTCCTATGTAGCCTGGCCAATTCCACTTGTCAAGATTGATGGTGTACACCAGACACAG GAGAAGGGCAAGAAGAGGGATTATGACAGTAATATGGTTGGTCCACCGACTCAACCTTTGAAACACCCTCGAAGGCCAGATAAGCTTCCAATAGCTCGTTATACTCCGCCAGAGAAAAGTGTCACATTGAGTTTGCTAGAGATGATGGTCGAGCAGTGGCCAAAGGAAAAGAATGTCCTTGAAGTTGACATTGGTGAGGATGTGTTCGGGGTAGAGCACAAAACATACTTATCAAAAAACGACATACTTGACATTTGCAATCTCAAATGGATCGGATCTGTTCCAATGTCTGTGTGGTGCAG TATAATGCAGCGTGAACTAAACAAAAATGAGTTGAACGGTGTATATGCATTTATGAATCCTGCATCTGTGGCATCTACTGATGGCTTAGGGTACAACGAGCGTGTAGCTTTGCTTTTTCAGCGATTGAGCAACATACAACCAGATCGATTCCTTGTTTGCCCTTGGTACCATGA CGAACACTGGATGGTTATCTTAATCCAAACGGGATCGCAGAGTGTAGCATTTTTggattccagaaacaaaaccaTTCGTCAAGATATTAAAAGATGTGTTCAAAC TGCTCTTGAGAGGTACTACCTTGAGAAAAGAAACCGACGGTCAGTAGCAATAAGCTTCACTGAGTACAGATGTCCAGAGCAACCAGATGGCGTCCAGTGTGGGTATTATAGCATGAGATTTATTAAATCATTCATGACTGAAAATAATCCTACACGAAAATTGGAAGCAGAG TTTAAAAGGAACATATCATCCTCTTACACTAACAAAGAAATCAATGAAATACGTGACGAATGGGCAAAGTATGTCATGCAGATGATAGCAGCAGGCAAATGA
- the LOC115720208 gene encoding uncharacterized protein LOC115720208 yields the protein MDRDWMSADRLSMKYREGVDLFLEFAEKKASNPNFVHCPCMKCGNMERMKIFKIKEHLFRNGIDKSYKIWYHHGEKIRTSDEGPSKSRKEKCVNLDYGDDHIAKMIDDAQFESNTADPVKFKSLLEDAEKPIYPNCNRFTKLSSLIRLYNLKAKYGWSDKSFTELLAFLGDLLPEGNEMPLSFYEAKKTLCSLGMQYEKIHACPNDCILYRNRFENETLCPTCGESRWQKKKNSDEVKVGIPAKVLWYLPPIPRLVRFFQNVDISKNLTWHANDRVKDGMMRHPADSPAWKAIDARWPDFGNEPRNIRLGLSADGINPHTNLSSKYSCWPVLLVMYNLPPWLVMKRKFTMLTLLISGPSQPGNNIDVYLAPLVEDLSQLWCDGVSAYDAHRNENFNLRAILMWTINDFPAFGNLSGYSVKGYKACPICEEKTCSQYLKHSRKISYMGHRRFLPSNHVFRTWKKAFDGKQEFEVAPPPLLGEQLVVKLSNVKFKLGKRKVTPKKRKGKRDNCEQVTAQPDGPWKKKSIFFELEYWKHLVLRHNLDVMHIEKNVSDSLINTLFNVPGRSKDGIKSRLDLKDLGMRANLHPQVVGKKTYLPPACYAFTKEEKRSVCNSLSQVKVPEGYSSNISSLVNIEKLILTGLKSHDHHTLIQHILPVSIRNVLPKKVRHVITRLCLFFKCLCCKVVDVTKLEKLRLEITEVLCYLEQYFPPSFFDIMVHLTVHLVRELKLCGPVYLRWMYPFERYMKILKGYVRNRNRPEGSIVESYIVEESIEFCVDYLANVVSIGSCPPRFDNEISKGGGGLVICEVSRGDRDEAHRLVLQNIDEVHPYIEEHFNWIKITYPSKSRNQKWVQDEHYRTFSTWFEKKVSQDQSDPTKTVSESLFSLSRGPSCNVLKYQSYYINNTHFNTIDRDKCRKTQSSGVMIVAKAFQIASSKDKNPVECDMTFYGVIQEIWELDYTSFRIPVLLCDWVRSDNGVKDDELGFKLVDLNRVGHKNDRFIMASQAIQVFYMSDPLDDRWSIVLTTQPKDYEKKESSGDDLMLSDQTFEINPPPVDVTVEDDIISSREDGEGLWVDMD from the exons ATGGATAGAGATTGGATGAGTGCAGATAGGTTGTCAATGAAATATAGGGAAGGTGTTGATCTGTTTTTGGAGTTTGCTGAGAAGAAGGCTTCTAATCCTAATTTTGTTCATTGTCCGTGCATGAAATGTGGCAACATGGAGCGTATGAAAATTTTTAAGATTAAAGAACATTTGTTTAGGAACGGTATAGACAAAAGCTATAAAATTTGGTATCACCATGGGGAAAAAATTAGAACTTCAGATGAGGGACCTTCCAAGTCTAGGAAGGAGAAGTGCGTTAATTTGGATTACGGAGATGATCACATTGCAAAAATGATTGATGATGCACAATTTGAATCCAATACAGCTGATCCAGTGAAATTTAAATCCCTTTTAGAAGATGCTGAAAAACCTATTTACCCTAATTGTAATAGGTTTACTAAGTTATCGTCACTTATTAGATTGTACAATCTGAAAGCCAAATATGGGTGGAGCGATAAGAGTTTTACGGAGTTACTAGCCTTTTTAGGAGATTTGTTACCTGAAGGTAATGAAATGCCTTTGTCTTTCTATGAGGCAAAGAAGACATTGTGTTCATTAGGCATGCAATATGAAAAGATACATGCATGTCCTAACGATTGCATCCTCTATCGAAATAGATTTGAAAATGAAACGTTGTGTCCGACGTGCGGTGAGTCTAGGTGGCAAAAGAAGAAGAATTCTGATGAGGTAAAGGTTGGTATACCTGCAAAGGTATTATGGTACTTACCACCCATACCTCGTTTGGTTCGGTTCTTTCAAAATGTCGATATTTCTAAAAACTTAACCTGGCATGCCAACGATAGGGTGAAAGATGGTATGATGAGACATCCAGCCGATTCACCTGCTTGGAAAGCAATTGATGCTAGATGGCCTGACTTTGGCAATGAACCTAGGAATATTCGTCTTGGTCTTTCTGCAGACGGTATTAATCCACATACTAATCTTAGCAGTAAGTACAGTTGCTGGCCAGTTTTGCTTGTAATGTATAATTTGCCGCCCTGGTTGGTAATGAAGAGGAAGTTCACTATGCTGACACTGTTGATATCAGGCCCTTCACAGCCTGGTAACAATATTGATGTTTACTTAGCTCCTCTTGTTGAAGATCTAAGTCAACTGTGGTGTGATGGTGTTAGTGCTTATGATGCCCATAGGAATGAAAATTTCAATCttagagcaatattaatgtggACAATTAATGATTTTCCTGCCTTTGGCAATCTTTCTGGTTATAGTGTGAAAGGGTATAAGGCATGTCCTATATGTGAGGAGAAAACTTGTTCTCAATATTTAAAACACTCGAGAAAGATTAGCTATATGGGACATCGAAGATTTTTGCCTTCTAACCATGTATTTCGAACTTGGAAAAAAGCATTCGACGGGAAGCAAGAATTTGAAGTGGCTCCGCCACCTTTACTTGGAGAACAATTAGTAGTAAAGTTGAGTAATGTCAAATTCAAGCTTGGAAAGCGAAAAGTGACCCCTAAGAAAAGAAAGGGAAAACGTGACAATTGCGAGCAAGTCACAGCTCAACCTGATGGACCATGGAAAAAGAAATCAATATTTTTTGAGCTCGAGTACTGGAAGCATTTGGTTTTACGTCATAATTTAGATGTAATGCATATTGAGAAGAATGTGTCAGATAGCCTAATCAATACCTTGTTTAATGTTCCTGGTCGGTCCAAAGATGGAATTAAGTCTCGTCTAGATTTGAAGGATTTAGGAATGCGAGCAAATTTACACCCACAAGTTGTTGGTAAAAAAACTTATTTGCCACCAGCATGTTATGCCTTCACTAAAGAAGAAAAACGCTCTGTGTGTAATTCTTTGTCTCAGGTGAAGGTACCTGAAGGATATTCTTCAAATATCTCAAGTTTGGTTAATATTGAGAAACTTATTTTGACCGGCCTGAAGTCTCACGATCATCATACACTGATTCAACATATTTTACCCGTGAGCATTCGAAATGTTTTGCCAAAAAAAGTTCGACATGTTATCACAAGGTTATGTTTATTCTTCAAGTGTCTTTGTTGTAAAGTGGTTGACGTGACCAAGCTAGAGAAGCTCCGATTAGAAATCACTGAAGTATTGTGTTACTTGGAACAATATTTTCCACCTTCCTTTTTTGACATAATGGTTCACTTAACTGTTCATTTGGTGAGAGAGCTAAAGTTATGCGGGCCTGTGTACTTGAGATGGATGTACCCATTTGAACGATACATGAAAATTTTAAAGGGTTACGTAAGAAATAGAAACAGGCCTGAGGGTTCCATTGTTGAATCATATATTGTTGAAGAATCaatagaattttgtgtagattaTTTGGCAAATGTTGTCAGCATTGGATCGTGTCCTCCTCGATTTGATAATGAAATAAGTAAAGGGGGTGGGGGTCTTGTTATTTGTGAGGTGAGTCGAGGTGATAGAGACGAAGCACATCGACTCGTTTTACAAAATATCGATGAGGTTCATCCCTATATTGA GGAACATTTTAATTGGATCAAAATCACTTATCCGAGTAAGTCGAGAAATCAAAAATGGGTACAAGATGAACATTATCGAACTTTTAGTACATGGTTTGAAAAAAAG GTATCCCAAGATCAAAGTGACCCTACAAAAACAGTGTCTGAATCACTGTTTTCTTTATCACGAGGCCCTTCCTGCAATGTTCTAAAGTATCAATCGTACTATATCAATAATACTCATTTTAACACGATTGATCGtgataaatgtagaaaaacaCAAAGTAGCGGTGTTATGATTGTTGCCAAGGCTTTCCAAATAGCTAGTTCGAAAGATAAAAATCCTGTTGAATGCGATATGACCTTCTATGGTGTAATACAGGAAATTTGGGAATTAGATTATACTAGTTTTCGAATCCCAGTTTTACTTTGTGATTGGGTAAGAAGTGACAATGGAGTTAAAGATGATGAATTAGGATTCAAATTAGTGGACTTGAATCGAGTAGGACACAAAAATGATAGGTTTATAATGGCATCACAAGCCATTCAAGTGTTTTACATGAGTGATCCATTAGATGACCGCTGGTCCATTGTCCTCACAACACAACCGAAAGACTATGAAAAAAAAGAGTCTAGTGGGGATGATCTCATGCTTAGTGACCAAACTTTCGAAATCAATCCACCGCCTGTTGATGTGACTGTTGAGGATGACATCATATCTTCACGTGAGGATGGAGAAGGATTATGGGTTGATATGGATTGA